One Anatilimnocola floriformis genomic window, TTTGGCTGTCGTGCTGCTGATTCTGCTGGCACTTTATGTGGGGAGCTATTTGGCGTTGGTGGTGCCGCCAAGGGCGTTAATTCAGCGACGCGGATCGAGGCACATGCATCGCGAACAGGCGAAATATCACTACAAGCATCAAGAACCGCTTGCCAAATGGATTTTTTGGCCAGTGGAACGACTCGACGAGCAACTTCGGCCGGTACAGGAATGGTAGCTCCGTAAAGACTGGCTTCTTTCGCCCCTCGCCTCTCGTCCCCCGCCTCCCGCCCCCAAATTCCCCATTTTTCAAAAATCCAAGCCCCAGCGGCATTTGGAGTCGCTATGCGGGTTGTTTTCCGGCATAATACGTCCCCATAGTTTCGGCGGGGTGCGCGAATTCGGTCCTTACGATCGTGCAGCAGTTTAATCCGCCAAACTCTCGGTACCTTCTCGTTTCCCACTCACGATGTTGCCAACCTGGCCCATTTCGCTCCTTGTCCGACACACTGTGTCGGCCTGCGCGCGACCCGCTTTGCGGAGCCAGGTGGTATCGCGGCGCCTCATGCATTCGCGCAGCGGCCTGGACTCTTCGGCTGGGGAACCCGTGGTTGCCGAGGCCCGCACGCGGGCAGCCGTACACGTTGCGTTCATGTTTGTTCACAGCCCTGACGGTGATCGTGGCGAGCCCCGCGGCTTGCACGAGAACCAGTTGCAGCGCCGCCCCTTGTTCCACTGCTTGTGTCATCACAGCAATGATGTGGAACGCTTCGCATTCGATTTTCTGCCGGGATTACCCGGTAGCGACTCGACAATCGCCCGCGAAGCCACCCTCCGGCCGCACGCTGCATTTCCTTTCTCCGCGAGCCGGCAGCGATCGACGCTGCGGCCGCCACAGCCAGCACGCCAGGGCAGGCCCCCAAATCAAGAGAGAAGCTGTCAGTATGAAGAGCGAAATGTTGGTCAATGTCTCGCAGCCCGAGGAGTGCCGCATTGCCATCGTTGAAGATGGCCAATTGGAAGAGCTGTATATCGAGCGGGCGAGTGCTGACAATTACGTCGGCAATATCTACCGCGGCCGGATCGTGAATCTCGAGCCGAGCATTCAAGCGGCGTTCGTCGACTTTGGCGTCGGTCGCAACGGCTTTTTGCACATCAGCGATGTCGAAGCCCAATATTTCCGTCAGGGCGGTTTCGATCCTGCCGAAGCCATGATGGGTGGTCGCAATGCCGACATCGACACCGGCGAAGACGACAACGGCGGTGAAGAAGGAGAAGAGGGCGAAGAACGTCCTCGCCAACAACGGCAGCAACGCCATCGTCGTCCGCCCCGCGGTGGCCGGCCGCGCGTGAAGCCGCCGATCCAAGAAATCTTCCGCCGCGGCGACGAAGTGCTCGTGCAAGTCATCAAGGAAGGGATCGGCACGAAGGGTCCAACCCTGTCGACCTACATCAGCATCCCCGGTCGTTACCTGGTGCTGATGCCGGCGCTCGGCCGCGTGGGTGTTTCGCGCAAGATTGAAGACGATCAACTCCGCCGCCAACTGCGCGATACCCTGCTGGAACTCAACCCGCCGAAGGGGCTCGGTTTCATCGTCCGCACGGCCGGTCAAGATCGGGCGAAGAAGGAACTGTCGCGCGACATGGCCTACTTGCTGCGGCTGTGGAAGGTGATCGCTCGCCGGCTGAAGAAGACGAACGGGCCGGGGGTGATCTACGAAGAAAGCGACATGATCATCCGCACGATCCGCGACATCTTCACTGCGGATATCGATTCGATCTACATCGACCAACCCGATGCTTATGAGCGAGCCAAGGAATTTTTGCAGCTCGTCATGCCGCGGCACGTCAATCGGCTGCAACTGTACGATGGCCGCGAGCCGTTGTTCCATAAGTACAAGCTCGATGAAGAAATCGCCGGCATTCACAAGCGGAAAGTTCCGCTCCGTGGCGGCGGTTCGATCGTCATCGATCAAACCGAAGCCCTCGTGGCCATCGACGTGAACAGCGGTAACTTCCGCACCGGCGATGATGCCGAAACGAGCGCGTTCAAGTTGAACGTCTCGGCTGCAAAAGAAATCGCTCGTCAGCTCCGGCTGCGCGATCTCGGCGGCGTGGTGGTGAACGACTTCATCGACATGCGGCGCGAAAAGCATCGCCGCGGTGTGGAGCGGGCCCTTCGCGATGCGATGCGCCGCGACCGCGCTCGCACGAAGATTCTCCGCACCAGCCCCTTCGGCTTGATCGAAATGACGCGCCAGCGCATTCGCCCGAGCTTGAAGACCAGCGTCTACAGCGATTGCCCCTGCTGCACCGGCCGCGGCGTGGTGAAGACACCCGAGAGCATGGCCATCGAAGTGGTTCGCCTGCTGATGCTCTCCAGCCAACAGCCCAAGATCGCCCGCGTGACCGTAAAGGTCAGCGAAGCCGTCGGCGCGTACTTGAACAATAAGAAGCGCCGCGAAATCATGCGGCTCGAAGACGACGCCAACATGACGGTGCAAATCCTCACCTCGTCAAGCTTCTTCCCCGAGCACCTTGAGGTGGAACTCCGCGACGTCGAAGGCCGCGAGATGACACCGCCGGTGTAATGCACTGGTGCGTGTCACGCAGGGCGCAAGTAGCGATCTAGCTTGAGCTTCGACTCCCTGGCGGTTGCTGCCATTGCCGCCAGGGGCTAGATTGACCTGCAATTCGCCCGTGGAACGGGCGGCAATGGGAAGTTCCCGAGCAACTATGAGAGAAGCGACTATGTCCCACCCCCGTTGGCTGGTTTTTTCGTTGGTGATCGCAAGTCTGGCAGTTGCGGTCGGTTGCGATTTTGGGGGCGACGAAGAAACAACCGCGGAATTCAAGCTGGGCGACCTCGTCAAGCCTTTTGATCCGCCGCCGCTGGCTGAACTCGACGCGAAAGCCGATTGGCAAGACCGGCCGGTGCTCGATGGCTTGGTGCTGTTGCGTGAGAAGCAAGCTGCGGAACAGCCGCTGGCCACCGTCGCCGAGGCGCTCGCCTTGAAGAATGTGGGAACGGCCGAAAACGACAGGATCTTGAGCGCACTCGGTCGCTTGCCGACTGACGACAAACAAGTAAATTTCGACGCCGAAATCGTCCGGCACTCCAATTTCGAAGTGAAGTCGACGAACCCGCTCCTTTCCAGCTCGGTAACCGAGAGCGATATCAGTGGGCTCACCGGTTTCGGCTTGTTCGGTTTCGATTGGAACTTCAAGCCGTTCGCCAGCAAGGACTCGGTCGTTTCGTGGCAGACGAGCAAGGATGGGCTGTTCGAAAAGGTGATTTTGCGGAACGACCTGGTTTGGTCCGATGGCAAGCCGATCACGGCTCACGACGTCGAGTTCAGCTACA contains:
- a CDS encoding Rne/Rng family ribonuclease gives rise to the protein MKSEMLVNVSQPEECRIAIVEDGQLEELYIERASADNYVGNIYRGRIVNLEPSIQAAFVDFGVGRNGFLHISDVEAQYFRQGGFDPAEAMMGGRNADIDTGEDDNGGEEGEEGEERPRQQRQQRHRRPPRGGRPRVKPPIQEIFRRGDEVLVQVIKEGIGTKGPTLSTYISIPGRYLVLMPALGRVGVSRKIEDDQLRRQLRDTLLELNPPKGLGFIVRTAGQDRAKKELSRDMAYLLRLWKVIARRLKKTNGPGVIYEESDMIIRTIRDIFTADIDSIYIDQPDAYERAKEFLQLVMPRHVNRLQLYDGREPLFHKYKLDEEIAGIHKRKVPLRGGGSIVIDQTEALVAIDVNSGNFRTGDDAETSAFKLNVSAAKEIARQLRLRDLGGVVVNDFIDMRREKHRRGVERALRDAMRRDRARTKILRTSPFGLIEMTRQRIRPSLKTSVYSDCPCCTGRGVVKTPESMAIEVVRLLMLSSQQPKIARVTVKVSEAVGAYLNNKKRREIMRLEDDANMTVQILTSSSFFPEHLEVELRDVEGREMTPPV